CAATAAAAAAGGGGCAGTTCAAAAGAATCGCCCCTTTTTTTGTTTCATCATTTTAGGCAAGATACCTTTTTACCGTAAAAAGCTGAGTCGTTTTAAAATATTTTGTTTTATGGAACTGATAATAGTGTAAAAACATCTATTTCTAAATTTAAATCCAGCAATCAAAAAAGACTTAACTCTCTGTCTCCCAAAAACAGAAAAACCTTGATTGAAAAGACAATCAAGGTTTAAAGGACGTTAGTAACTCTAAAATACTATTTTACATCCCAGAAAATTTTGGTACTCAAATTATCATTTGCTTTAACAGCATTATAATTATCTGCATTATAAACACTTTCTGAATTTGGATATGTCCAGCGTGTTGGTGGTGTTTTTCTAATGGTACTAGTTTCATCTTCTTGAAAAATAAGCACCGGTAGTTTCAATCTTCTCTGTTCAGCCCAAGCTTCATCTGCCTGCATTATATTATAGTGAATATATTTTTGGAATGCAATTAACTGTAATCGATCTGCGGCAGTTGTTGCTCCATCAAAATTTATATTTGTTATGTAAGCATTAATTTGTGCTGCCGTTGGTTCTGTGGTAGGTTTCCAAGTTAAAACATCAGCTTTATCACCCAATCTTACATAGTATTCAACTGATTGTCTGATTGCTTTTTCAAAATATGTTTTTGCTGTAACACCATTACCATTTCTTGAGTAATATTCGGCTAAAATCAAATTCACTTCTGCAGCATTTATCAATGTTCCCGGCAGCCATTTGTTTCTGCTGATTACAGATCTGTTGTAAACTGCTATTTTACCATCTACTAACAATTGTTGCTGCACTCCAGAAGTCAACGTTGGGTCAAGTCCTTCAAAAACTGTAGCTGTTTCTCCTTTTTCGAATAACCAAGCTTCACGAGGATCGCTGTTTGCATTCATATGATCGATCATAGGTTTTGGAGCCACATTATTGTACGCACCTTCCAAAGCATCAATAAAACCAGAAGTATCTAAATCAATATCTTGAGTGTAAACTCTAAATGCAATGTTTTCTGCATTTTCATCTACAATTTTAGCTTCTGCAATAATTTCTGCAATTTCCGAATTTGCTCTGCTTGCTAAAGAAGGAACCGCAGAAACTCTGTTTAGAATTCTTAAACGCAAAGAGTTACAGTAATTTTTCCAGCTTGTTAAATCTCCTTTATTAATTAAATCCTGGTTTTTAAATTCCAAGTCCACTTTAGTAGACAAAGTAATAGAACTCAATTCGGCAGAAAAAGCTTTTAAATCATCCAATATCTTAACATAAAGCTCTGTTTGGTTATCATACTTGGGTGCTGCACTTGCGTAATTTCCTCCTGTAGTACCTATTTTACCCGCTTCTGAGAAAGGAATATCTCCAAAGTTGTCAACCATTTTTGCAGTATGATCATACAAATATATGGTCGAAGTTATGGTATAAATTCTGTTTTCTGTCTGTTCAGCCGTAGACAAAGAAGCCATCACTTTTTCTAATTCTCTATATTGTGTAATAAACTTATAATATCTTCCCCAACGATCATTAACAGCTGCTCCAGGAATGTAACGTCCTGTTGAGTTAACAAAACCATGCGCCTGAGTATAGGTTAATGATGTTGATCTAAGAACAGTATAATAATTCCAGTAGGAAGGAATTACGTCCTCAAAATTAATTTTCATGAATCCGGCAAACTGTTTGGGTACAGTCGTCGTCGTTACTTTAGACGGATCTCTATAGGCATCTTCAAATTTATCCTGCGAACAAGAGCCAAAGAAAACGGTAGCTGCTGCTAATGATATATATAATATTTTTTTCATGTCGTTATTATTTTAATTATACAATTAGAAAGATGCTCTTATCATTGCTCCAAAACTTCTTGTAGATGGAGTTAAACCTGCATTATTTACGTTTTGAGACCATCTTGATCCTGATGTAGTTGCTTCAGCATCCATGTCTTTAATTGTTCTGTAGAAATACAATAAGTTACGTCCAAAAACAGAAAAAGTTAATTTAGAAGCCCCTATTTTATCTGCCCATAATTTTGGCATGCTATAAGCCAATGAAACTTCTCTTAATTTAACGTAGTTGTTCTTTTGAATATACAAATCATATCGAGAGCTGCTGTATTGAGGTCCTCCCCAATTGTAAGTCATATTATAATAACCTGCCTGAGAAATTACGTTTGTATTGACAGAACCATCAGCCAATACACCTTCCATCAACATACCATCACGGTAAAGTGTCTGTCCACTAGGACCACTAGTTGCGCTGTTATCAACCTGTACTCCTTTTGCTCCATCCATATAATAGGTTAAACCTCCACGCTCATTTGTACTATATTTCAAACTTTCTTCTGTTAACCCTCTTGAAGTCATCCAGTTTACACCAGTTGGCATCAAATAGCCACCATAAGAATAATCTACATTGACATCTAGTGTCACATTTTTATAAGTAAAAGAGTTTAATAAACCACCTACACCTTTAGGAGTTACTGTACCGTATTTCTCCCATTTATCACCATCAATCATGTAATATCCATCAGAATCTACCATTTTATTGCCGCTTGCATCAGTTTTAACTGGGTGTGCATAAATTCCTCCCATTGACTCACCTACCACTGATTTCAGCTGCGCTGCAGAACCATCATAATCAGCGTGTAATAATTCACTAGCACCGTTTGCTAATTTTACAATTTTATTGATGTTTTTAGCCCAGTTTAAAGTAACATCCCATGAAAAATTTTGCGTTCTAAAAGGAGAACCTGTCAAAGCAACTTCAAATCCTTTATTGCTTAATTCCCCAACATTCGCTAAAATAGAAGTCGCTCCTGTTGTTGGTGCTAATGTTAAATTAAGAATCTGATCTTTGATTGTGGCATTGTAGTAAGAGAAATCCAACCCTAATCTTCTGTCAAAGAATTTAGTTTCAAAACCTAATTCGTATTCTGTTTTCATTTCTGGCTTAATTCCTTCATTTCCATATTCTGCCGGAGATGTGGTAATCAATACAGGAGTTGTAGTTCCTTGATTTCCTAATGAAGTCTGGCTAAAAGCAATATTAGCAGCATAACGATCTGGATAATTACCTACAATACCCCATGAACCACGCATTTTTGCATAGCTGATAAACTCTGGCAATTCAAAAGCTTCAGATAAAACAAAACTTGAATTAACAGAAGGATAAGTAAAGGCATTGTTATTTGGATTCATAGTCGAAGTTCTGTCTCTTCTAATAGTTCCTTCAACAAATAAATAGTTTCTAAAGCTTCCGCTCAACGTTCCGAAAACAGCATCTTTTATTACTTCATATTTTGAAGAAGTACTTGTTGGTACATTTATAGAAGAGTTCATGTCGTACCATCCTTCAACACTTAAACCTCCATTAGTTGAACGTCCTAATAATTTCCCTGTTTCTTGTGAACCTGAATAACCAAGGACAGCAGTTAAATTAAAATCATCAGTAAGCTGTTTATTATAAGTTAATAATAAGTCTCCGTAAAGAATATTGTAATCTTGAGAATCGAGCAAATATGAACCTGAACGATCTCCTCCAAATTGATAAATTAAAGGTACTTCTACCGGATTTTTTGATTCTATATTTACCGAAGTTAAATCTGTAGAAACACGCCCTCGTAATGACAAATCTTTCATAATTGTCAATGTTTCGGTAATACTGGCAATCATACGGTTTGTAATTTCATCTTGCTGTTTGGCATTTATATTCCAGAAATAATCACCAATATCTGCTTTGAAACCATTACGGATAATGTTTTCATCAGGTGTTAAACTTTGATTTGTTCCTGTAACATATTTATATCCTAAACTTGTTTTGTATTTTGCCTTGTACCAATCTCCATTGTCAAAAGGGCTTAGCATACCTGTAAAGTTGTTTACCAAACGATCCATCGCAAAAGTACGATTGTGGACATCTTGATTCATATAACTTACAATAACATCTGTCTTTAAGCTTCTTCCTGTTTTGAACGAGGCGTTTAGGTTAAATGTATTTTTTTTGTTTTTATTCCCCATGCTTAAACCTTCAGATTCTGTATGGGTATATGAAAAACGAATATTACTGTTGTCTCCACTGCTAGAAATTGCAAAATTTGTAGTGGCATCCCATGCATTTTGAAACAGGTTTTTATATCCATTTTTCTGAGCCGAATATGGACGAACTACTCCATCCCATGACATAATTGGCTGTCCGTCAAACCATGGGCCAAAGTTATTAGTACTTGCAGAAACACCTCTCGTATCGGCAATACCATCACCATTGGTATCATAATGAGCAAAACCGTCTGGTGCTAAATATCCTGTTGAATAGTTTGCATTAGTCCATCCTGGTCCTCTTTCGTACTGAAATCTTGGCAAATAGGCAATCTCATTATTAGAGTAGCTGGTGCTGAAATCAAAACCTAAACCTTTTTTTCCTTTACCAGATTTAGAGGTAATCAATACAACTCCATTTACAGCCTCTGAACCATATAATGCTGCTGCAGAAGCTCCCTTAAGAATAGAGATGTTCTCAATATCTTCAGGATTGATATCTGCCAGACCATTATTCTTAACACGCTGCTGGTTCCAGTAATCATTATTATTTACTTCACCATCACGAATAGGCACACCATCCAGAACTATCAATGGCTGATTTTTACCTGTGATTGAGTTTAATCCACGTATCTGAATATTGATTGCTCCCGCTCCTCCAGGGGTAGAAGTTATTCGAACACCTGGCGCCTTACCATATAATGAATTGGCAATAGTTGGCGAAGCTGTTTTGGTAATAGCATCAGCTTTAATCGTGCTGGTAGCATAACCAATTGATTTGTTTTTCTTAGATTGTCCTAAAGCCGTAACAGTAAGACCTTCAAGTTCATTGGTCTCTCCAGCCAATTTAACTTTCATTCCGTCAACAGCTTTTAATTCAACTGTTTTATATCCTAAAGAGCTGATGATAATAGTAGCACCTTCTTTTACTGAAATTTGAAATCTTCCATCGAAATCTGTACCTACTTCCTGTTTCGTTCCTTTTTCCTTAATGGTTGCAGAAGGAACAGGAAGATTTGTGTTATCTATAATTATTCCCGATATTGTCTTGTTTTGAGCATGTGTCTCTTGAAAGCACAGTACTGCTAGAAAAACTAACAATACTTCATATAACAGTTTTTTCATGTTAATTTGGTTTAATTTGAATTGGTTTGTTTGGTTATTAATTTTTAGAAACTCTTCTGTTCTTCAGAAGAATAAAGCAGCATTTTCAAATTACTTCTACTCCCTAGAAATTGTAATTATTATTTTGCGGTTTCTGTAATTCTTTATTTTTTTTCCATAAGCAACTGTTTTTATTGGTGATTAATAATTTAAAAATTGGCGTATAAAAGTCTGCTAAATCGATTTAGTAAATCGATTTAGTAATTGCATTAAAAAAAAATTATTTAAACGGATTCTCTGATAATAAGGTTTCCCTTTTTCTTTTCCTTGACTGTCACAAAATCTTTTCTGCTGACCATCTGTTCCATTAATAATCCAACAGCCATTTTTCCAATCTCTTCGATTGGCTGTGCTAAAACAGTTATTGGAGGTGAATGAAGCCTAAAACTATCGTGATCATCAAAACTGATTACTGCTTTATCCATCGGAATTTTAAGCCCTAGATTCCTAAAAGACTGCAGTCCAGCAAGCAGCAAATAATTTGCTCCAAAAAGAACCGCATCGATTTCAGGTTTATGCATTAAAAATTTACTGATTGTCTCAATACGTTTAGCTTCACTTAAATGATAATCCATATCAAGAATTCTAGATTCATCATATAAACCAGCTATCTGCAATGTTTTACTATATCCCTGCTTTCTTAAACTCATTTGAATTAACTGCGAATAATTGGTCACAAAAGCAATTTTAGTAAATCCTTTCTCCAAGAGATACTCTACAGCTGTTTGCGCTCCTTCTTCGTTATCAAGAACAACATGACACACTTCTTGGTCTTCAAAATAGCTATCCGCCAGAACAACAGGACATTTTAGTTTAATTAAATACTCTATTACTTCCCTCATTTTTTCGGTAGGAGTTACAATAAATCCATCTACATTAGCCTGTAGTAAACTTTGGACAAGATCCTCTGCACGTTTATCATCTCCTTCGGTACTGCAATAAAAAACTCTGTAATTTAGCTCAGCAGCTTGTTTTTCTATTATTCTTGCTAAATCTGAAAAAAAAGGATTTGAAATATCTTCAACAATCAAACCTATAGATCTTGTTTTGCCAGTACGCAGGCTACTAGCGATCATGTTAGGCTTAAATTTCATTTCTTCACTGACTTTAAAAACTTTTTCTATTACTTCTCCGCTGATCCCTTTGCTCTCTCCCTTTTTATTAAGAACAAACGAAACGGTCGTAACAGATACATCTGCGGCTTTGGCGATATCTTTTATCGTAATCCTTTTCACAAATTGTTAATTTTATATTAAATTTCAGTGAATCATGTTAAACAAATATATATATTAAATCGATTTACAAAACCTCTTTAGAATATTTTTTCATAGAAAAAAGCTTTGTTTTTAACTTTATAATTCAACATTTCTCTCTTAAAGCTCATTAATACTGACATTAATTCATTTTACTAAGAGGAAAAATTTTCATAAAAAAAGCATAAATTAACATTTTTTTGTTTTAAAAAAATTTTACTAAATCCCTTTGTTTTCCATGGATTACAGCATATATTTTTTGCATTAAACAGACTTAAAATGTTGTTCAAAGTTTAAAAAATGTTATTCGTCTAAATTTCATTCGAAAAAAGATCAAAAGTTGTTCGTTAGTAATATTGAACTGTTTTTGAAACCAATTTTCAACTTTTTGACAAAAAAACGTCTGACTTTTCGAAATTTTAAAAAAAAAACTGAAGTTGTCAATGTAATTGTTGGAATAAAAAACAAAGAAAAATCTTATAGAAACGCTTTTATTTTAAACATGTTATGAAATAATAAAAATGCTCAAAAAGTGAAAAATAGAACTGTTTAATACTTAGACAAAACTTAATTAAAAAAAAATCCTCCATTGAAAAAATTTTCTTATAAAAACAAGTATAAATACCTGACTTGAAAACAGATATTTGTCTTAATTTTAAAGATCGGATTGTAGTACGTTTCTAACAATACATCTATATTCAATCCCATACGACAAAAGCATTCTTAAAGTTTTATTAGTGAGCAATAATAATTTAAAAAGCAGAAGTTATGAAAATTGGAATCATTGGAATCAGCAGTCTTACTCTAGAATTAGCCTGCAGAGCAGCACAAGCAGGTTATGAAGTCATTATAAACAATCCCAGAGGAGGAAGTCTTATCAAGGAGGTTGTTAAAACAATGGGAAATAAAGCAAGAATTGGAACACTTGAGGAATCTGCAGATGCGGAAATAGTTATACTGTTTCTTCCAAAAGATGATTTAGAAAATGTTTTAAAGTCTCTTCCTGACATGTCCGGAAAAATCGTAGTGCATACCAGCGGGTTAATTTTTGATCCTCATTTACTGCTGTCGGGCATTACAAATGCTATGACCTATAAAATAACAGCTTCACTTCTTCCAGAGGCTCATGTTGTAAAATTATTCAATCCAATCGAAACTAAACCAAGACAGATTCCCGCAACACAAGAAAACAGAGAAGATATTTTTTACATTGCTGACGATACAAACTCTAGAAATGTTATAAGAACTTTTCTAAAAAAACTTCATTATCTTCCTATTGATCTGTCGGCTAGATTCCATCTGTATAATAAAGGACTAAATTTAAAAAACTTCGTTAATCCATTGGCAGTTAGACCTTTAAAAAACAGTCCTAACTAGTCAATTTCTTATGTAATTACAAATTTGAAAAGATGCGCTTTTACAGTGCAACTTAGCTTTCATAACGATTCGATTTTGTCTGCAACACGACACAATTGAATCGTTTTAAAACGTGCCCTAGAGTAACACTAAATCTGTTTAAACTTTTATCTCGTTTTTTTTAAATTCTCTCGTTGATCCAAATGCCGCGTTTTTCGTTTCTCCCGCTATAAATTAATAGGCCGCGTCAATTTGTGCCCCAGCGCTTGATTCTCTCATGATCAACACGAAAATATCTTATCTTCATTACCTCATCTACTCAGTACGAATCCTAATTTGATGGATTATTTCCTGAAGAAATATATATTTTGGATAACTGCAACCTTTAATATTCATCTTTAAAAAGTGTTCTAAAAGTCATAATCTAGATGTAAAAGATCTTATTGAACTGTATGCCTAGTTAAAAAACTTTGTGGCAAAATTTGAGATGATTTGAATAAAAACAATAAAGCTTCTAATAAATTTACGAAATAACGTAAATCAAAAAAGACTTCAAAAACCTTCAATCCTTTATAAACAAAGACATTAACTCATACGGCATATTGTTTGAAAATACTGTACCGAAAATATTCTTAATCTAAAAATATGAGGACAGTACTTAGAAAAAAACTGCAAAAAATGAGATTACTCTTTTTCTTAATCTACATTAATCAACAAACTTTCATTCCCGCTATAAGTTTGTAAAAAAAAATCAACAACATCTGTTAAATCAAAAATCAGATTTAATTCAAGTAACAATTTAAAATATTTATACATAACATTTATTAATCCAAAACCACATTAAGATGAGCACTATTAAAACACAAGACGGAACAGAAATTTTTTACAAAGATTGGGGAACAGGTCAGCCAATTGTTTTTCACCACGGATGGCCTTTATCATCTGATGACTGGGATGCACAGATGATATTTTTTCTAAAACAAGGATACAGAGTTATTGCACATGATCGTCGCGGACACGGTCGTTCTGGTCAAAGTGCTGCAGGAAATAATATGGAAACTTATGCATCAGACGTAGCTGCATTGACTGAAGCACTTGACTTAAAAAATGCTATTCACGTAGGACATTCAACCGGAGGTGGTGAAGTAATTCGTTACGCTGCAAAATATGGAAAAGGGCGTATCGCAAAAGCAGTAATCATTAGCGCTGTAACACCTATTATGATTCAAAATGAAACGAATCCAGAAGGCGTGCCACTATCTGTTTTTGATGAAATCAGACAAGGCACAGGATTTAACAGAGCTCAGTATTTTTATGATTTCCCTATTCCTTTCTACGGATGGAATCGTGAAGGACAAACTGTTCAGGAAGGAATAAAACACAACTGGTGGCGTCAAGGAATGATGGGATCTGTTTTAGCGCATTATGAAGGAATCAAAGCTTTCTCTGAATCTGATTTTACAGAAGACCTTAAAAGTTTAGATATTCCAGTTCTAGTACTGCATGGAGAAGATGACCAAATTGTTCCTTACGATCAAGCTCCAAGAGCAGCAAAACTTTTGAAAAACGGAAAACTAATTTCTTATCCAGGTTTTCCTCATGGTATGCCAACTACAGAAGCGGAGACAATCAATAACGATATTCTTGCTTTTATTAAAGAATAAATTTTCTTCATAAAAGAAACTAAACTGTCTGTAAAGGGACGCCTTTCATGATGGTTTAAAATCTTCCAAAAAAAGGTTTCTTTTTGAACTGAGATCAAACGGAAACTTTCTATACTTTATCCTATATAACGAATAAGGCTTCGTAAAATTACGAAATATCGTAAGTGTTTTTGGCATCCCAAAAACACAAAGCCTTACTATACAACAAACTGAAAGTTTGGCACTTCTTTAGCCTAACTAATTATAAATCTTAAAAAATAAAAATCTCATGAAACCATCAGCAAACTTATTATCCCCAGATAACCATGCATTAGTATTAATTGATTTTGAAGGACAAATGGCATTTGCTACCAATAACATTGCGATAAGCGAACTTCGTAATAATGTGGCTATTATCTGCGGTGCATCTAAAATATTTAATGTTCCAACTATTGTAACCACTGTTTTTGAAGAAAGCTTTGCGGGGCCAGTTTTCCCAGAAATCGAAGAATATTACCCTATTGCTACTTCAGGATATATCGACCGTACTACAATGAATACTTGGGAAGATGAAAATGCATACAAAGCCATTACGGGAACAAAAAAACAAAAAATAGTTTTAGCGGGATTATGGACAGGTGTTTGTATCGTTGGACCAGCTTTATCAGCAATTGAAGAAGGTTATGAAGTATATGTAATCACAGATGCATGCGGAGATGTGAGTACCGAAGCTCATGAACGTTCTATCCAGAGAATGATCCAAGCTGGTGCACAACCCATAACTTCTATTCAATACTTATTAGAACTTCAAAGGGATTGGGCACGTCAGGAAACTTATGTTTCAGTAACGAACTTAATGAAAAAACATGGTGGATCTTATGGTTTAGGAATTCATTATGCACACAACATGCTGAAACACTAATTCGACTAATTCATTTTATTATAAATCTCTTACGCTTCATTATGTTGGAATCATCAAAATCCATATCGTCAAACAAATTCTTCTGGATCATAATTTTATCCTTTCTTTTAATTGGAATAACGGCTTCATCTCAAAGTTTTAAGCTTTTACGCTATGATGAAAATTATGAATTTCTAAAAGATTCAAATAGGAACTTTTATGAAAACTTAAAATTCATTCCATTAAATAAGCAGAAAGATATTTACATGTCTCTTGGAGGCGAAGCCCGATAT
This portion of the Flavobacterium panacagri genome encodes:
- a CDS encoding SusD/RagB family nutrient-binding outer membrane lipoprotein, with amino-acid sequence MKKILYISLAAATVFFGSCSQDKFEDAYRDPSKVTTTTVPKQFAGFMKINFEDVIPSYWNYYTVLRSTSLTYTQAHGFVNSTGRYIPGAAVNDRWGRYYKFITQYRELEKVMASLSTAEQTENRIYTITSTIYLYDHTAKMVDNFGDIPFSEAGKIGTTGGNYASAAPKYDNQTELYVKILDDLKAFSAELSSITLSTKVDLEFKNQDLINKGDLTSWKNYCNSLRLRILNRVSAVPSLASRANSEIAEIIAEAKIVDENAENIAFRVYTQDIDLDTSGFIDALEGAYNNVAPKPMIDHMNANSDPREAWLFEKGETATVFEGLDPTLTSGVQQQLLVDGKIAVYNRSVISRNKWLPGTLINAAEVNLILAEYYSRNGNGVTAKTYFEKAIRQSVEYYVRLGDKADVLTWKPTTEPTAAQINAYITNINFDGATTAADRLQLIAFQKYIHYNIMQADEAWAEQRRLKLPVLIFQEDETSTIRKTPPTRWTYPNSESVYNADNYNAVKANDNLSTKIFWDVK
- a CDS encoding SusC/RagA family TonB-linked outer membrane protein, with the translated sequence MKKLLYEVLLVFLAVLCFQETHAQNKTISGIIIDNTNLPVPSATIKEKGTKQEVGTDFDGRFQISVKEGATIIISSLGYKTVELKAVDGMKVKLAGETNELEGLTVTALGQSKKNKSIGYATSTIKADAITKTASPTIANSLYGKAPGVRITSTPGGAGAINIQIRGLNSITGKNQPLIVLDGVPIRDGEVNNNDYWNQQRVKNNGLADINPEDIENISILKGASAAALYGSEAVNGVVLITSKSGKGKKGLGFDFSTSYSNNEIAYLPRFQYERGPGWTNANYSTGYLAPDGFAHYDTNGDGIADTRGVSASTNNFGPWFDGQPIMSWDGVVRPYSAQKNGYKNLFQNAWDATTNFAISSSGDNSNIRFSYTHTESEGLSMGNKNKKNTFNLNASFKTGRSLKTDVIVSYMNQDVHNRTFAMDRLVNNFTGMLSPFDNGDWYKAKYKTSLGYKYVTGTNQSLTPDENIIRNGFKADIGDYFWNINAKQQDEITNRMIASITETLTIMKDLSLRGRVSTDLTSVNIESKNPVEVPLIYQFGGDRSGSYLLDSQDYNILYGDLLLTYNKQLTDDFNLTAVLGYSGSQETGKLLGRSTNGGLSVEGWYDMNSSINVPTSTSSKYEVIKDAVFGTLSGSFRNYLFVEGTIRRDRTSTMNPNNNAFTYPSVNSSFVLSEAFELPEFISYAKMRGSWGIVGNYPDRYAANIAFSQTSLGNQGTTTPVLITTSPAEYGNEGIKPEMKTEYELGFETKFFDRRLGLDFSYYNATIKDQILNLTLAPTTGATSILANVGELSNKGFEVALTGSPFRTQNFSWDVTLNWAKNINKIVKLANGASELLHADYDGSAAQLKSVVGESMGGIYAHPVKTDASGNKMVDSDGYYMIDGDKWEKYGTVTPKGVGGLLNSFTYKNVTLDVNVDYSYGGYLMPTGVNWMTSRGLTEESLKYSTNERGGLTYYMDGAKGVQVDNSATSGPSGQTLYRDGMLMEGVLADGSVNTNVISQAGYYNMTYNWGGPQYSSSRYDLYIQKNNYVKLREVSLAYSMPKLWADKIGASKLTFSVFGRNLLYFYRTIKDMDAEATTSGSRWSQNVNNAGLTPSTRSFGAMIRASF
- a CDS encoding LacI family DNA-binding transcriptional regulator produces the protein MKRITIKDIAKAADVSVTTVSFVLNKKGESKGISGEVIEKVFKVSEEMKFKPNMIASSLRTGKTRSIGLIVEDISNPFFSDLARIIEKQAAELNYRVFYCSTEGDDKRAEDLVQSLLQANVDGFIVTPTEKMREVIEYLIKLKCPVVLADSYFEDQEVCHVVLDNEEGAQTAVEYLLEKGFTKIAFVTNYSQLIQMSLRKQGYSKTLQIAGLYDESRILDMDYHLSEAKRIETISKFLMHKPEIDAVLFGANYLLLAGLQSFRNLGLKIPMDKAVISFDDHDSFRLHSPPITVLAQPIEEIGKMAVGLLMEQMVSRKDFVTVKEKKKGNLIIRESV
- a CDS encoding NADPH-dependent F420 reductase, translating into MKIGIIGISSLTLELACRAAQAGYEVIINNPRGGSLIKEVVKTMGNKARIGTLEESADAEIVILFLPKDDLENVLKSLPDMSGKIVVHTSGLIFDPHLLLSGITNAMTYKITASLLPEAHVVKLFNPIETKPRQIPATQENREDIFYIADDTNSRNVIRTFLKKLHYLPIDLSARFHLYNKGLNLKNFVNPLAVRPLKNSPN
- a CDS encoding alpha/beta fold hydrolase encodes the protein MSTIKTQDGTEIFYKDWGTGQPIVFHHGWPLSSDDWDAQMIFFLKQGYRVIAHDRRGHGRSGQSAAGNNMETYASDVAALTEALDLKNAIHVGHSTGGGEVIRYAAKYGKGRIAKAVIISAVTPIMIQNETNPEGVPLSVFDEIRQGTGFNRAQYFYDFPIPFYGWNREGQTVQEGIKHNWWRQGMMGSVLAHYEGIKAFSESDFTEDLKSLDIPVLVLHGEDDQIVPYDQAPRAAKLLKNGKLISYPGFPHGMPTTEAETINNDILAFIKE
- a CDS encoding hydrolase; its protein translation is MKPSANLLSPDNHALVLIDFEGQMAFATNNIAISELRNNVAIICGASKIFNVPTIVTTVFEESFAGPVFPEIEEYYPIATSGYIDRTTMNTWEDENAYKAITGTKKQKIVLAGLWTGVCIVGPALSAIEEGYEVYVITDACGDVSTEAHERSIQRMIQAGAQPITSIQYLLELQRDWARQETYVSVTNLMKKHGGSYGLGIHYAHNMLKH